Proteins from a genomic interval of Zingiber officinale cultivar Zhangliang chromosome 1B, Zo_v1.1, whole genome shotgun sequence:
- the LOC122051049 gene encoding transcription factor MYB2-like — protein sequence MEFQEGISSTGLQSEEMDLRRGPWTVEEDLVLMNYITAHGEGRWNSLARCAGLRRTGKSCRLRWLNYLRPDVRRGNITPEEQLLILELHCRWGNRWSKIAQHLPGRTDNEIKNYWRTRVLKHAKQLKCDVNSKKFRDVMRYLWVPRLVERIRAGAATGASEEPGLGPGKPTSPSDSFGMELSPPPVSDGCEDAGVATVAGDDSGWLESAYDDLVLPDFDQSMWTENLWSVEDIWSQEQLW from the exons ATGGAGTTCCAAGAGGGCATCAGTTCCACGGGGCTACAGAGCGAGGAGATGGACTTGAGGAGAGGACCGTGGACGGTGGAGGAAGACCTTGTCCTCATGAATTATATCACTGCTCACGGCGAAGGCCGGTGGAATTCCCTGGCTCGTTGCGCAG GGCTGAGGCGAACGGGAAAGAGCTGCCGCCTCCGATGGCTGAACTATCTCCGCCCCGACGTCCGCCGCGGAAACATCACCCCAGAGGAGCAGCTGCTCATCCTCGAGCTCCACTGCCGCTGGGGGAACCGGTGGTCCAAGATCGCGCAGCACCTGCCCGGGCGGACTGACAACGAGATCAAGAACTACTGGCGGACGCGCGTGCTGAAGCACGCGAAGCAgctcaagtgcgacgtcaacagcAAGAAGTTCAGGGACGTGATGCGCTACCTGTGGGTGCCCCGCCTCGTCGAGCGCATCCGGGCCGGCGCCGCCACCGGCGCCTCTGAGGAACCGGGGCTTGGCCCCGGGAAACCGACGAGTCCGTCGGACTCGTTCGGGATGGAGCTGTCTCCGCCTCCGGTCTCCGACGGCTGCGAGGACGCCGGGGTTGCTACGGTGGCGGGGGACGATAGCGGCTGGTTGGAGTCGGCGTATGATGACCTGGTGTTGCCCGACTTTGACCAGAGCATGTGGACGGAGAATCTATGGAGCGTAGAAGACATTTGGTCGCAGGAACAGCTGTGGTAG